The Hymenobacter swuensis DY53 genome includes the window GGGCCAGTTCGGGGTAGCGGACGTGCAGGTCGTGGAGCAGGCCTTGGGCCGATTGGCCTTCGGGGGCAGAAACCTCCAGCGTGGAGTCGCCCACTATTTCGCGGGCAATGCCAAACAAAGCAATTTTCAGGTTCATTGGTTATCTAGTAGTTCTGGATGAAGTCAGCGGCCGGGTCCGATGCGGACGGAAAGTT containing:
- a CDS encoding MoaD/ThiS family protein yields the protein MNLKIALFGIAREIVGDSTLEVSAPEGQSAQGLLHDLHVRYPELARLTSLAVAVNNEYAADDTPLQERDEIALIPPVSGG